A genomic window from Brassica oleracea var. oleracea cultivar TO1000 chromosome C8, BOL, whole genome shotgun sequence includes:
- the LOC106307230 gene encoding serine/threonine protein phosphatase 2A 55 kDa regulatory subunit B beta isoform-like isoform X2, with product MNGAASSAGSPLEWRFSQVFGERTAGEEVQEVDIISAIEFDKSGDHLATGDRGGRVVLFERTDTKDHGGSRRDAEQMDYAAKHPEFRYKTEFQSHEPEFDYLKSLEIEEKINKIRWCQPANGALFLLSTNDKTIKYWKVQEKKIKKISEMNIDPSKALGDNRPSPSSPPQLLANGVHDYLSKDFSFPPGGIPSLRLPMVTSQETSLVARCRRVYAHAHDYHINSISNSSDGETFISADDLRVNLWNLEISNQSFNIVDVKPTNMEDLTEVITSAEFHPIHCNMLAYSSSKGSIRLIDMRQSALCDSHTKLFEEPEAPGSRSFFTEIIASISDIKFSRDGRYILSRDYMTLKLWDINMDSGPVASYQVHEHLRPKLCDLYENDSIFDKFECCLSGDGLRVATGSYSNLFRVFGASKGSTEAATLEASKNPTRRQIQTPARPSRSMTSMIRRGSESPGAENGNANDFTNKLLHMAWHPTENSIACAAANSLYMYYA from the exons ATGAACGGTGCCGCTTCCTCCGCCGGTTCTCCTCTAGAGTGGAGATTCTCTCAGGTCTTCGGCGAGCGAACCGCCGGTGAAGAAGTCCAGGAAG TTGACATCATTTCAGCCATTGAGTTTGATAAAAGTGGAGACCATCTTGCAACTGGTGACCGTGGGGGCCGAGTTGTTCTTTTTGAGAGGACTGATACTAAAGAT CATGGTGGATCCAGGAGGGATGCTGAGCAGATGGATTACGCAGCTAAGCATCCTGAGTTTCGATATAAAACAGAGTTTCAGAGTCATGAACCAGAG TTTGACTATCTCAAGAGTTTGGAAATAGAGGAGAAAATCAACAAAATCAGATGGTGCCAGCCAGCAAATGGTGCATTGTTTCTGCTTTCCACAAATGATAAAACCATCAAATACTGGAAG GTACAAGAGAAGAAGATCAAGAAAATTTCTGAAATGAATATTGATCCGTCGAAAGCTTTAGGAGACAATCGACCAAGTCCAAGTAGCCCTCCTCAATTACTTGCTAATGGAGTACATGACTACCTCAGCAAGGACTTCTCTTTTCCGCCAGGAGGCATTCCATCTCTGCGTTTGCCTATG GTGACTAGTCAGGAGACCAGCCTTGTGGCCAGGTGCCGAAGAGTGTATGCTCATGCTCATGATTACCATATTAATTCAATCTCAAATAGCAG CGATGGAGAAACCTTCATTTCTGCTGATGATCTGCGAGTAAATCTCTGGAATTTGGAGATCAGCAACCAGAGTTTCAATATTGTTGATGTTAAGCCCACAAACATGGAGGACTTAACTG AGGTTATTACATCAGCCGAGTTTCATCCAATCCATTGTAATATGCTCGCATATAGCAGTTCAAAAGGCTCCATCCGTTTGATTGATATGAGGCAATCAGCTCTGTGTGATTCTCACACGAAATT GTTTGAAGAACCGGAAGCACCTGGTTCAAGATCATTTTTCACAGAGATAATTGCCTCGATTTCAGATATTAAATTCTCAAGGGATGGGAGATACATACTTAGTCGCGATTACATGACCCTTAAG CTGTGGGACATAAACATGGATTCTGGCCCAGTTGCATCTTACCAGGTTCATGAACATCTGAGACCCAAG CTATGCGATCTATATGAAAATGACTCCATCTTTGATAAATTTGAGTGTTGTCTCAGTGGCGATGGATTGAGGGTAGCAACAGGCTCTTACAG CAATCTATTCCGTGTATTTGGAGCGTCTAAAGGAAGTACTGAAGCTGCAACTTTGGAAGCTAGCAAAAACCCTACGAG GAGGCAAATCCAGACACCTGCAAGACCTTCCAGATCTATGACCAGTATGATTAGACGAG GATCAGAGAGTCCCGGAGCTGAGAATGGGAACGCAAATGATTTTACAAATAAGTTGCTGCATATGGCTTGGCATCCAACAGAGAACTCAATTGCTTGTGCAGCAGCAAACAGCTTGTACATGTACTATGCATGA
- the LOC106307466 gene encoding uncharacterized protein LOC106307466 has protein sequence MFSFVGFVFLSGVFLGIVAILAAEAAGLMYLVNRLNRKRGSKPASDPSTDDVVNPPADFSLNKQGMVWILEVDEGVKNWGKEKVPKEHKKKRDFLEVHPLRKFARIKDHKLILSDAGSDSTPAIVSLKCCSVEAVSGSHLPTRKWAKRFPIKVESKISSELYKGNKVFYIYLETSWEKESWCKALRLAACDSPERFIWYSTKLQQEFRSYVTSLNVAYHSFMKPSAGFSFETFDKGNRTDGGGSSKVRLFLKRFSRKRSHREDRKNSVRSYQDSQHGSSSGRSGSGRKTGDYSADEADVPIFSRSVSHSSSQISGVSDGDSEEKFDMDEGTLAWNLLISRLFFDLKRKTGVTSSVQARIQRVLSNMRTPSYIGELICSDVDTGNLPPHIHGTRVLPMEMSGVWAFELDIEYSGDAMIDVETRVDIREVDLQKGINDTRLHPSSAGEVSSNHVGGVEDFEKQLVQNGGSNKTDESKGSKGTKTSPNGVSRWKSIIKNIAEQVSQVPISLSIRVSSLRGTLRVHLKQPPSDQLWFGFTSMPDIEFDLASSVGEHKITNSHVAMFLINRFKSAIRETVVLPNCESLTIPWMIAEKDDWVQRNAAPFMWMNQESDHNSSHATEAKSKSDKPPTCSSSVHSEQMQKTINVTQKPIIPEPSSSCAQSEQVQEAASAIQKPNTEAKAMSTPLSRSSTTVTLPSDKSREELKTPLLRPSSSEKQYTNSRDWTGEMTAAQSPSRSIRSSDEDDSSGKKLGRRARMLGLGKKMGEKLEEKRRHMEEKSRQIVEKMRGPS, from the exons ATGTTCTCGTTCGTTGGTTTCGTCTTCCTCTCCGGAGTTTTCCTCGGAATCGTCGCCATCTTGGCCGCCGAAGCTGCCGGATTGATGTATCTCGTGAACCGATTGAACCGGAAGAGAGGTTCTAAACCCGCCTCTGATCCATCCACCGATGATGTCGTCAATCCTCCAGCCGATTTCTCTCTCAACAAACAG GGAATGGTTTGGATTCTGGAGGTGGATGAAGGTGTTAAGAACTGGGGAAAGGAGAAGGTACCAAAGGAGCACAAGAAGAAGAGAGATTTCTTGGAGGTTCATCCTCTTCGCAAGTTCGCTAGGATCAAAGATCACAAGCTGATCTTATCAGATGCTGGTTCTGATAGCACTCCGGCGATAGTTTCTTTAAAATGCTGCTCTGTTGAAGCTGTTTCAGGGTCTCATCTCCCTACCAGAAAATG GGCGAAAAGGTTTCCTATAAAAGTTGAAAGCAAGATATCTTCAGAGTTATACAAGGGAAACAAGGTGTTTTACATCTATCTCGAGACTTCTTGGGAGAAGGAATCGTGGTGTAAAGCTCTTCGTCTTGCTGCTTGCGATTCTCCGGAAAGGTTTATTTGGTACTCTACTAAACTGCAACAAGAGTTTCGCAGCTACGTCACGTCTCTCAATGTTGCGTATCATTCGTTTATGAAACCATCCGCTGGGTTTAGCTTTGAGACGTTTGACAAAGGGAACAGAACTGATGGTGGTGGTTCTTCAAAGGTTCGTTTGTTCTTGAAGAGGTTTTCAAGAAAGCGATCGCATCGGGAAGATAGGAAAAACTCTGTGCGTTCTTACCAAGATTCGCAACATGGAAGTAGCTCAGGGAGGAGCGGTTCTGGAAGGAAGACGGGAGATTATAGCGCTGATGAAGCTGATGTGCCTATCTTTTCACGTTCTGTGAGCCATAGCAGCAGTCAGATCTCTGGGGTTTCAGATGGAGACTCTGAAGAGAAGTTCGACATGGATGAAGGGACGTTGGCGTGGAACTTGCTGATCTCTAGGCTGTTTTTCGATCTCAAACGGAAAACAGGAGTGACGAGCTCAGTGCAAGCACGAATCCAG AGAGTGTTATCCAACATGAGGACTCCAAGCTACATAGGCGAGTTAATCTGCTCCGATGTTGACACTGGAAACCTCCCACCTCATATACATGGTACTCGGGTTCTTCCAATGGAGATGAGTGGTGTCTGGGCGTTCGAACTAGATATTGAATACTCTGGTGACGCGATGATTGACGTTGAAACAAGGGTTGATATCCGTGAGGTTGATCTGCAAAAAGGTATAAACGACACAAGGTTGCACCCAAGTTCTGCAGGGGAAGTCTCGTCAAACCATGTTGGAGGTGTTGAAGATTTTGAAAAGCAATTAGTACAAAATGGTGGATCCAATAAAACAG ATGAATCCAAGGGATCAAAAGGAACGAAGACATCTCCAAATGGTGTATCTAGGTGGAAGTCTATTATTAAAAACATTGCTGAACAAGTTTCCCAG GTGCCTATCTCTTTGTCAATACGGGTGTCTTCTCTTCGAGGGACACTGAGGGTACACCTGAAGCAGCCTCCTTCTGATCAGTTATGGTTTGGATTCACGAGCATGCCCGATATAGAATTCGATCTCGCATCTTCTGTTGGGGAACACAAAATCACCAACAGCCATGTTGCTATGTTCTTGATCAACCGGTTTAAG AGTGCAATAAGAGAAACAGTGGTTCTTCCAAACTGTGAAAGCCTAACGATTCCTTGGATGATTGCTGAAAAAGATGATTGGGTTCAACGCAACGCCGCTCCATTCATGTGGATGAATCAAGAAAGCGATCACAATAGCTCACATGCAACAGAAGCGAAATCTAAATCCGACAAGCCACCCACTTGTTCCTCCTCTGTTCACTCCGAGCAAATGCAGAAGACTATAAACGTCACTCAGAAGCCGATTATTCCTGAACCATCTTCCTCCTGTGCTCAGTCCGAACAAGTGCAGGAAGCTGCCAGTGCCATTCAGAAACCGAATACTGAAGCAAAGGCCATGTCTACGCCATTGTCAAGATCATCCACAACCGTTACATTACCAAGTGACAAATCCCGGGAAGAACTGAAAACTCCATTACTGCGACCGAGCAGCAGTGAAAAGCAGTATACAAACTCAAGAGACTGGACCGGAGAGATGACTGCTGCTCAGTCACCATCTAGGTCAATACGTTCAAGCGATGAAGATGATTCAAGCGGGAAGAAACTGGGAAGGAGAGCAAGGATGCTGGGTCTTGGGAAGAAAATGGGGGAGAAGTTGGAGGAGAAGAGGCGTCACATGGAGGAAAAGAGTAGACAGATTGTTGAAAAGATGAGAGGACCTTCTTAA
- the LOC106307230 gene encoding serine/threonine protein phosphatase 2A 55 kDa regulatory subunit B beta isoform-like isoform X1, producing MNGAASSAGSPLEWRFSQVFGERTAGEEVQEVDIISAIEFDKSGDHLATGDRGGRVVLFERTDTKDHGGSRRDAEQMDYAAKHPEFRYKTEFQSHEPEFDYLKSLEIEEKINKIRWCQPANGALFLLSTNDKTIKYWKVQEKKIKKISEMNIDPSKALGDNRPSPSSPPQLLANGVHDYLSKDFSFPPGGIPSLRLPMVVTSQETSLVARCRRVYAHAHDYHINSISNSSDGETFISADDLRVNLWNLEISNQSFNIVDVKPTNMEDLTEVITSAEFHPIHCNMLAYSSSKGSIRLIDMRQSALCDSHTKLFEEPEAPGSRSFFTEIIASISDIKFSRDGRYILSRDYMTLKLWDINMDSGPVASYQVHEHLRPKLCDLYENDSIFDKFECCLSGDGLRVATGSYSNLFRVFGASKGSTEAATLEASKNPTRRQIQTPARPSRSMTSMIRRGSESPGAENGNANDFTNKLLHMAWHPTENSIACAAANSLYMYYA from the exons ATGAACGGTGCCGCTTCCTCCGCCGGTTCTCCTCTAGAGTGGAGATTCTCTCAGGTCTTCGGCGAGCGAACCGCCGGTGAAGAAGTCCAGGAAG TTGACATCATTTCAGCCATTGAGTTTGATAAAAGTGGAGACCATCTTGCAACTGGTGACCGTGGGGGCCGAGTTGTTCTTTTTGAGAGGACTGATACTAAAGAT CATGGTGGATCCAGGAGGGATGCTGAGCAGATGGATTACGCAGCTAAGCATCCTGAGTTTCGATATAAAACAGAGTTTCAGAGTCATGAACCAGAG TTTGACTATCTCAAGAGTTTGGAAATAGAGGAGAAAATCAACAAAATCAGATGGTGCCAGCCAGCAAATGGTGCATTGTTTCTGCTTTCCACAAATGATAAAACCATCAAATACTGGAAG GTACAAGAGAAGAAGATCAAGAAAATTTCTGAAATGAATATTGATCCGTCGAAAGCTTTAGGAGACAATCGACCAAGTCCAAGTAGCCCTCCTCAATTACTTGCTAATGGAGTACATGACTACCTCAGCAAGGACTTCTCTTTTCCGCCAGGAGGCATTCCATCTCTGCGTTTGCCTATGGTA GTGACTAGTCAGGAGACCAGCCTTGTGGCCAGGTGCCGAAGAGTGTATGCTCATGCTCATGATTACCATATTAATTCAATCTCAAATAGCAG CGATGGAGAAACCTTCATTTCTGCTGATGATCTGCGAGTAAATCTCTGGAATTTGGAGATCAGCAACCAGAGTTTCAATATTGTTGATGTTAAGCCCACAAACATGGAGGACTTAACTG AGGTTATTACATCAGCCGAGTTTCATCCAATCCATTGTAATATGCTCGCATATAGCAGTTCAAAAGGCTCCATCCGTTTGATTGATATGAGGCAATCAGCTCTGTGTGATTCTCACACGAAATT GTTTGAAGAACCGGAAGCACCTGGTTCAAGATCATTTTTCACAGAGATAATTGCCTCGATTTCAGATATTAAATTCTCAAGGGATGGGAGATACATACTTAGTCGCGATTACATGACCCTTAAG CTGTGGGACATAAACATGGATTCTGGCCCAGTTGCATCTTACCAGGTTCATGAACATCTGAGACCCAAG CTATGCGATCTATATGAAAATGACTCCATCTTTGATAAATTTGAGTGTTGTCTCAGTGGCGATGGATTGAGGGTAGCAACAGGCTCTTACAG CAATCTATTCCGTGTATTTGGAGCGTCTAAAGGAAGTACTGAAGCTGCAACTTTGGAAGCTAGCAAAAACCCTACGAG GAGGCAAATCCAGACACCTGCAAGACCTTCCAGATCTATGACCAGTATGATTAGACGAG GATCAGAGAGTCCCGGAGCTGAGAATGGGAACGCAAATGATTTTACAAATAAGTTGCTGCATATGGCTTGGCATCCAACAGAGAACTCAATTGCTTGTGCAGCAGCAAACAGCTTGTACATGTACTATGCATGA
- the LOC106310660 gene encoding LOW QUALITY PROTEIN: PRA1 family protein F1-like (The sequence of the model RefSeq protein was modified relative to this genomic sequence to represent the inferred CDS: inserted 1 base in 1 codon), whose protein sequence is MTTYGTNPTSANDLAPKLEYITRADDHHNVRPGLDTRRPWKQMLDLRSFNFPRKIATVITRIXANTVYFQTNYTIVVLFSVFLSLVWNPLSLLILLAIIGAWLFLYFLRDEPLTVFDREIDHRVVLIAMSVITLSILFLTDAKLNIAVAVVAGVAVVLSHAAVRKTEDMYQNEDETSRLLP, encoded by the exons ATGACGACATACGGCACAAATCCAACGTCAGCTAACGACCTAGCACCAAAACTCGAGTACATTACACGAGCCGATGACCACCACAACGTAAGACCCGGCCTCGACACGCGCCGTCCATGGAAACAAATGCTAGACCTCCGCTCTTTCAACTTTCCGCGCAAAATAGCCACCGTGATCACCAGAA AAGCGAACACCGTCTACTTCCAGACAAACTACACCATCGTTGTCCTCTTCTCCGTGTTCCTCAGTCTGGTCTGGAATCCCTTGTCACTCCTAATCCTACTTGCTATAATCGGCGCGTGGCTCTTCCTCTACTTCCTCCGTGATGAACCACTCACTGTATTCGACCGCGAGATCGACCACCGTGTCGTTCTTATTGCCATGTCCGTTATCACTCTCTCGATACTTTTCTTAACCGACGCAAAACTCAATATTGCGGTGGCCGTCGTGGCAGGCGTTGCGGTTGTATTGTCCCACGCGGCTGTTAGGAAAACCGAAGACATGTATCAAAACGAAGATGAAACCAGTCGTTTACTTCCCTAA
- the LOC106309603 gene encoding transcription factor BTF3 homolog 4-like — translation MNREKLMKMANTVRTGGKGTVRRKKKAVHKTNTTDDKKLQSTLKRIGVNSIPAIEEVNIFKDDVVIQFTNPKVQASVAANTWVVSGSPQTKKLEDILPQILSQLGPDNMDNLRKLAEQFKNHSPVEGNASATIQEDDDDDVPDLVAGETFEAAAEEKVAAAASS, via the exons ATGAATCGGGAGAAATTGATGAAGATGGCTAACACTGTCCGTACTGGCGGGAAGGGTACAGTCAGAAG GAAGAAGAAGGCTGTGCACAAGACCAATACAACTGATGACAAGAAGCTCCAAAGCACCCTCAAGAGAATTGGAGTTAATTCCATTCCAGCTATTGAAGAAGTTAACATCTTTAAGGATGATGTTGTTATTCAGTTCACCAACCCCAAGG TTCAAGCTTCAGTTGCTGCAAACACATGGGTTGTTAGCGGTTCTCCTCAGACCAAAA AATTGGAAGATATCCTTCCTCAGATTCTCAGCCAACTCG GACCAGACAACATGGACAATCTGAGGAAGTTAGCAGAGCAGTTTAAGAATCATTCCCCTGTTGAAGGGAATGCCTCGGCAACCATCCAAGAGGATGATGACGATGATGTCCCAGATCTTGTAGCTGGTGAGACATTCGAAGCTGCTGCTGAAGAGAAAGTAGCTGCTGCTGCTTCTTCTTAG
- the LOC106310508 gene encoding inorganic pyrophosphatase 2-like isoform X2, whose amino-acid sequence MANKNNNIVVVFDFDKTIIDVDSDNWVVDELGFTELFDQLLPTMPWNSLMDRMMKELHDHGKTIEEIKQVLRRIPIHPRVIPAIKSAHALGCELRIVSDANTFFIETIVEHLGIRKYFSEINTNPGLVDEQGRLRISPYHDFNKSSHGCPRCPPNMCKGLIIERMKMIYLGDGAGDYCPSLSLKAEDYMMPRKNFPVWDLISQNQTLVKATIRDWTDGEAMEKILVGTVNEIILSDEEEEKEKMLSSDHCKISVVGIVHEPLLPLSLQVPLHLVK is encoded by the exons ATGGCTAACAAGAACAACAACATTGTCGTCGTGTTCGATTTCGACAAGACTATCATTGACGTGGATAGCGATAATTGGGTCGTCGATGAACTTGGGTTCACCGAGTTGTTCGACCAGCTTCTTCCGACAATGCCTTGGAACTCTCTCATG GATAGGATGATGAAGGAGCTTCATGATCATGGTAAAACCATAGAAGAAATCAAACAAGTCTTGAGAAGAATCCCTATTCATCCTCGTGTCATCCCTGCCATCAAATCCGCTCATGCTTTAGG GTGCGAGCTGAGAATAGTGAGTGACGCGAACACGTTCTTCATCGAAACGATCGTTGAACATCTCGGGATTAGGAAGTATTTCTCCGAGATTAACACAAACCCTGGACTTGTAGATGAACAAGGAAGGTTAAGAATCTCTCCTTACCACGATTTCAACAAGTCTTCCCATGGTTGCCCTCGTTGCCCTCCTAACATGTGCAAG GGTTTGATAATTGAGAGG ATGAAGATGATTTATCTTGGAGATGGTGCTGGTGATTACTGTCCGAGTCTTAGTCTCAAAGCTGAAGATTACATGATGCCAAGGAAGAATTTCCCGGTTTGGGATTTGATTAGTCAAAACCAGACCTTGGTTAAGGCTACGATTAGAGATTGGACCGATGGTGAAGCTATGGAAAAGATATTAGTGGGAACTGTCAACGAGATTATATTATCAGATGAAGAAGAGGAGAAGGAGAAGATGTTGAGCTCTGATCACTGCAAAATATCTGTTGTTGGGATTGTTCATGAACCTCTGTTGCCTCTTTCTCTCCAGGTTCCTCTACACCTCGTTAAGTGA
- the LOC106310508 gene encoding inorganic pyrophosphatase 2-like isoform X1 — protein MANKNNNIVVVFDFDKTIIDVDSDNWVVDELGFTELFDQLLPTMPWNSLMDRMMKELHDHGKTIEEIKQVLRRIPIHPRVIPAIKSAHALGCELRIVSDANTFFIETIVEHLGIRKYFSEINTNPGLVDEQGRLRISPYHDFNKSSHGCPRCPPNMCKGLIIERIQASFTKEGSKMKMIYLGDGAGDYCPSLSLKAEDYMMPRKNFPVWDLISQNQTLVKATIRDWTDGEAMEKILVGTVNEIILSDEEEEKEKMLSSDHCKISVVGIVHEPLLPLSLQVPLHLVK, from the exons ATGGCTAACAAGAACAACAACATTGTCGTCGTGTTCGATTTCGACAAGACTATCATTGACGTGGATAGCGATAATTGGGTCGTCGATGAACTTGGGTTCACCGAGTTGTTCGACCAGCTTCTTCCGACAATGCCTTGGAACTCTCTCATG GATAGGATGATGAAGGAGCTTCATGATCATGGTAAAACCATAGAAGAAATCAAACAAGTCTTGAGAAGAATCCCTATTCATCCTCGTGTCATCCCTGCCATCAAATCCGCTCATGCTTTAGG GTGCGAGCTGAGAATAGTGAGTGACGCGAACACGTTCTTCATCGAAACGATCGTTGAACATCTCGGGATTAGGAAGTATTTCTCCGAGATTAACACAAACCCTGGACTTGTAGATGAACAAGGAAGGTTAAGAATCTCTCCTTACCACGATTTCAACAAGTCTTCCCATGGTTGCCCTCGTTGCCCTCCTAACATGTGCAAG GGTTTGATAATTGAGAGGATTCAAGCTTCTTTTACCAAAGAAGGAAGTAAGATGAAGATGATTTATCTTGGAGATGGTGCTGGTGATTACTGTCCGAGTCTTAGTCTCAAAGCTGAAGATTACATGATGCCAAGGAAGAATTTCCCGGTTTGGGATTTGATTAGTCAAAACCAGACCTTGGTTAAGGCTACGATTAGAGATTGGACCGATGGTGAAGCTATGGAAAAGATATTAGTGGGAACTGTCAACGAGATTATATTATCAGATGAAGAAGAGGAGAAGGAGAAGATGTTGAGCTCTGATCACTGCAAAATATCTGTTGTTGGGATTGTTCATGAACCTCTGTTGCCTCTTTCTCTCCAGGTTCCTCTACACCTCGTTAAGTGA
- the LOC106307467 gene encoding probable aquaporin TIP3-2: MATYARRTYGFGRADEASHPDSIRATLAEFLSTFVFVFAGEGSILALDKLYWDTAAHTGTDTPGGLVLVALAHALALFAAISAAINVSGGHVNPAVTFAALVGGRLSVIRAIYYWIAQLLGAILACLLLRLATNGSRPIGFHVASGVSELHGLLMEIILTFALVYVFYSTVIDPKRGSIGIIAPLAIGLIVGANMLVGGPFEGASMNPARAFGPSLVGWRWHNHWIYWVGPFIGGALAALIYEYMIIPNVNEPPRHSTHQPLTPEDY, from the exons ATGGCAACATATGCTAGAAGAACATACGGATTCGGGAGAGCCGACGAGGCGTCTCATCCGGACTCCATTAGAGCCACTTTGGCCGAGTTTCTTTCCACTTTTGTTTTCGTCTTTGCTGGAGAAGGCTCCATCCTTGCTCTAG ACAAGTTGTATTGGGACACGGCGGCTCACACGGGGACAGACACGCCGGGAGGGCTAGTATTGGTGGCGTTAGCTCATGCACTGGCCCTGTTTGCCGCTATTTCAGCGGCCATCAATGTCTCAGGTGGTCACGTGAACCCGGCCGTCACTTTTGCTGCTCTAGTAGGAGGCAGGCTCTCGGTGATCCGAGCTATCTACTATTGGATTGCTCAGCTTCTTGGTGCTATCCTCGCTTGTCTCTTGTTGAGGCTTGCCACTAATGGCTCG AGACCAATAGGTTTCCATGTAGCGTCTGGAGTGAGTGAGCTTCATGGGCTATTGATGGAGATCATACTTACGTTTGCCTTGGTTTATGTCTTCTACTCGACCGTTATCGATCCGAAGAGAGGGAGTATTGGGATCATAGCGCCGCTAGCCATCGGTCTCATAGTTGGGGCAAACATGTTGGTAGGAGGACCATTCGAAGGCGCATCAATGAATCCGGCAAGAGCCTTTGGTCCATCATTGGTGGGATGGAGATGGCATAACCATTGGATCTATTGGGTTGGGCCCTTCATTGGCGGTGCACTCGCCGCACTTATCTATGAGTACATGATCATCCCAAACGTTAACGAACCTCCTCGCCACAGTACACACCAACCATTGACTCCAGAAGATTACTAG